A genomic window from Sceloporus undulatus isolate JIND9_A2432 ecotype Alabama chromosome 9, SceUnd_v1.1, whole genome shotgun sequence includes:
- the SLC30A2 gene encoding LOW QUALITY PROTEIN: zinc transporter 2 (The sequence of the model RefSeq protein was modified relative to this genomic sequence to represent the inferred CDS: inserted 4 bases in 4 codons): MERRPGEAEKSHLLNSLENRSYLGIPGKKCNGSVVGYVRDLTSIELNLTGHXHCHSSWAXSNGYDAEKEKARRXLYLASVICXIFMTGEVVGGYIAHSLAIMTDAAHLLTDFASMMISLFSLWMSSRPPTKTMNFGWHRAEILGALLSVLSIWVVTGVLVYLAVQRLLSGDYEIEGTAMLITSGCAVAVNIIMGIALHQSGHGHSHHSHGEGMQNTSVRAAFIHVVGDLLQSIGVLIAAYIIYFKPEYKYVDPICTFLFSILVLATTLSILRDVVLVLMEGTPKGVDFNNVKTILLSINGVKALHSLHIWALTVSQPVLSVHIAINADADAQTVLKEASSRLQRAFNFHTTTIQIENYSEDMKDCRECQSPSD; encoded by the exons GTCTTACTTAGGAATCCCTGGGAAGAAATGCAATGGTTCTGTGGTCGGCTACGTCCGAGACCTCACCTCTATCGAGCTGAACCTGACAGGGC TGCATTGCCATTCCAGCTGGG TCAGCAATGGCTAcgatgcagagaaagagaaagctcgAA AGCTGTATCTTGCCTCTGTCATCT TGATCTTCATGACAGGGGAAGTTGTGG GGGGATACATTGCCCATAGCTTGGCCATCATGACAGATGCTGCCCATCTCCTGACTGACTTTGCCAGCATGATGAtcagccttttctctctctggatGTCATCAAGGCCTCCAACCAAAACCATGAATTTTGGCTGGCATCGA GCAGAAATCTTGGGAGCCCTCTTGTCCGTGTTGTCTATCTGGGTGGTGACAGGTGTCTTGGTCTACTTAGCAGTGCAACGGCTCCTCTCTGGTGACTACGAAATAGAAGGGACTGCCATGCTTATCACCTCTGGTTGTGCTGTGGCAGTGAACATCAT AATGGGAATCGCCCTCCACCAGTCAGGACATGGTCACAGCCATCACAGTCATGGTGAGGGAATGCAGAACACCAGCGTCCGAGCTGCCTTCATCCATGTGGTTGGGGATCTTCTGCAGAGCATTGGAGTCTTGATAGCAGCCTACATCATTTATTTCAAA CCAGAATACAAATATGTGGATCCCATCTGCACCTTCTTGTTTTCCATCCTAGTCCTTGCAACAACTTTGAGCATACTCCGAGATGTTGTTCTGGTGCTCATGGAAG GTACCCCCAAAGGTGTGGATTTTAACAATGTGAAGACGATCCTGTTGTCCATAAATGGGGTGAAAGCCCTTCACAGTCTCCATATCTGGGCTCTCACGGTGTCTCAGCCTGTATTGTCAGTCCACATTGCGATCA ATGCAGACGCAGATGCACAGACTGTCTTAAAGGAAGCAAGTTCTAGGCTGCAGCGAGCTTTCAATTTCCACACCACGACCATCCAGATAGAGAATTACTCCGAGGACATGAAAGACTGCCGAGAGTGCCAGAGCCCTTCTGACTGA